One segment of Triticum aestivum cultivar Chinese Spring chromosome 2A, IWGSC CS RefSeq v2.1, whole genome shotgun sequence DNA contains the following:
- the LOC123191822 gene encoding subtilisin-like protease produces MAAFRIASLSLLLALVAAVEGAGDERSTFIVHVQPQASHVFGTADDRKAWYNSFLPENVRLLHAYHHVASGFAVRLTRRELDKMSAMPGFVAAVPDRVYKLHTTHTPRFLGLDTRQGGRNYSAGSGDGVIIGVLDSGITPDHPSFSGDGMPAPPAKWKGRCDFNGRSVCNNKLIGARVFDTAVSSGNRTTSTGAPLSPIDEDGHGTHTSSTAAGAVVPGAQVLGQGRGTASGIAPRAHVAMYKVCGLEDCTSADILAGIDAAVADGCDIISMSLGGPSLPYPEDSIAVGTFAAAEKGIFVSMSAGNSGPNYTTLSNEAPWMLTVAASTMDRLIRTRVRLGNGLCFDGESVNQPDAASTVFYPLVYAGASSTPDAQFCGNGSLDGFDVKGKIVVCERGNDVGRVDKGAEVLRAGGVGMILANQAIDGFSTIADVHALPASHVSYHAGDAIMNYIKSTARPMAQIMFRGTVLGTSPAPAITSFSSRGPSLQNPGILKPDITGPGVSVLAAWPFQVGPPSLAGEHSGPTFNFESGTSMSAPHLSGIAALIKSKYPDWSPAAIKSAIMTTADSTDRSGMPITDEKGTAADLFALGAGHVDPDKAMNPGLVYDITPADYIGFLCGMYTDKEVSVIARRAVDCSAVEVIPDRLLNYPSISVTFPSSWNPMNPMVVTRKVTNVGEAPAVYYPQFDLPENSMNVTVMPSSLRFTEANQVKDFKVTVWPRTSGDAVVVQGALRWVSDKHTVRSPMSVAFAGH; encoded by the coding sequence ATGGCAGCCTTCAGGATcgcctcgctctccctcctcctcgccctcgtcgccgcGGTGGAGGGCGCCGGCGATGAGCGCAGCACGTTCATCGTGCACGTGCAGCCCCAGGCGAGCCACGTGTTCGGCACGGCCGACGACCGCAAGGCCTGGTACAACTCCTTCCTCCCCGAGAACGTCCGGCTCCTCCACGCCTACCACCACGTCGCCAGCGGCTTCGCCGTCCGGCTGACGCGGCGGGAGCTCGACAAGATGTCCGCCATGCCTGGGTTCGTTGCCGCGGTGCCCGACCGGGTTTACAAGCTGCACACCACGCACACGCCGCGGTTCCTCGGGCTGGACACGCGCCAGGGCGGCAGGAACTACTCGGCCGGATCCGGCGATGGCGTCATCATCGGGGTGCTTGACAGCGGCATCACTCCCGACCACCCGTCCTTCAGCGGCGATGGCATGCCGGCGCCGCCGGCCAAGTGGAAGGGGAGGTGCGACTTCAACGGCCGCTCCGTGTGCAACAACAAGCTCATCGGCGCTCGCGTTTTCGACACTGCCGTCAGTTCTGGGAACCGCACCACCTCTACCGGTGCACCGCTGTCGCCGATCGACGAGGATGGGCACGGCACGCACACGTCGAGCACGGCGGCGGGAGCAGTCGTGCCAGGCGCCCAGGTGCTTGGCCAGGGGAGGGGCACCGCGTCCGGGATAGCGCCCCGCGCGCACGTCGCAATGTACAAGGTGTGCGGCCTGGAGGACTGCACCAGCGCCGACATACTCGCCGGCATCGACGCTGCCGTGGCTGACGGCTGCGACATCATCTCCATGTCCCTCGGCGGGCCGTCGTTGCCGTACCCCGAGGACAGCATCGCCGTCGGCACGTTCGCCGCCGCAGAGAAGGGGATTTTCGTCAGCATGTCAGCCGGCAACTCCGGCCCAAACTACACCACGCTGTCGAACGAGGCGCCCTGGATGCTCACCGTCGCCGCGAGCACCATGGACCGTTTGATCCGCACCAGGGTGCGCCTTGGGAACGGTCTCTGCTTCGACGGCGAGTCCGTGAACCAGCCAGACGCCGCGTCGACCGTCTTCTACCCGCTGGTCTACGCCGGCGCGAGCTCCACACCAGACGCGCAGTTTTGCGGCAACGGCTCGCTGGACGGCTTCGATGTCAAGGGCAAGATAGTGGTCTGTGAGCGCGGCAATGACGTCGGTAGGGTTGACAAAGGCGCCGAGGTGTTAAGAGCCGGAGGCGTCGGCATGATTCTGGCCAACCAGGCCATTGACGGCTTCAGCACCATCGCCGACGTGCACGCCCTCCCAGCGTCGCATGTCAGCTACCACGCCGGAGACGCGATCATGAACTACATCAAGTCGACGGCGAGACCGATGGCGCAAATCATGTTCAGGGGGACGGTCCTCGGCACGTCGCCGGCCCCGGCTATCACTTCCTTCTCCTCGCGCGGGCCAAGCTTGCAGAACCCCGGCATTCTGAAGCCCGACATCACGGGCCCCGGCGTGAGCGTGCTCGCGGCGTGGCCATTCCAAGTAGGTCCGCCCTCGTTGGCCGGGGAGCACTCCGGACCGACCTTCAACTTCGAGTCCGGGACGTCCATGTCAGCGCCGCACCTCAGCGGCATTGCCGCGTTGATCAAGAGCAAATACCCGgactggtcgccggcggcgatcaaGTCCGCCATCATGACAACGGCCGACAGCACGGACCGCTCCGGCATGCCGATAACCGACGAGAAGGGGACGGCGGCGGACCTCTTCGCCCTTGGTGCCGGCCATGTCGACCCGGACAAGGCCATGAACCCCGGCCTGGTGTACGACATCACCCCGGCAGATTACATCGGCTTCCTCTGCGGCATGTACACGGACAAGGAGGTCTCCGTGATCGCGCGCCGTGCCGTGGACTGCTCGGCCGTCGAGGTGATCCCGGACCGCCTTCTGAACTACCCGTCGATCTCCGTCACGTTCCCCTCGTCGTGGAACCCGATGAATCCGATGGTGGTGACACGCAAGGTGACGAACGTCGGAGAGGCGCCGGCGGTGTACTACCCACAGTTCGACCTGCCGGAAAACTCCATGAACGTCACCGTCATGCCGAGCTCGCTGCGGTTCACTGAGGCGAACCAGGTGAAAGATTTCAAGGTGACCGTGTGGCCGAGGACCAGCGGCGATGCAGTGGTGGTGCAGGGGGCGCTCCGGTGGGTGTCGGACAAGCACACCGTGAGGAGCCCCATGTCCGTCGCCTTCGCCGGACACTAG
- the LOC123190098 gene encoding F-box/LRR-repeat protein At3g48880: MAPPAVRSWGELQHDLLVAIMSRVGAPDLLSGGAPRTCSAWWAAARDPLAWRRVDLRDWTARTSARRAAGSGATRGRISVQAALTGDLEVAATRADGRMEAVLLPEFADEGHLMFLAERSPNLHYFSFPTTCVTSDDFCEVISKLQSLKGMAVDESLVNYEVLLHVHQCCPDFLELKVFALYVDEDMASVICKSLPRLKKLEIPNSDMSCAAIVKFLDCLEELEYLDISGYETSAISSSVLHKASRLKAFIWNSKFELGEFMDCSNCGEHNINPQEPCKCTMDNKVMDWLAGPSQTA; encoded by the exons ATGGCGCCGCCGGCGGTCCGGTCGTGGGGGGAGCTGCAGCACGACCTCCTTGTGGCGATTATGTCCCGCGTGGGCGCCCCCGATTTACTTTCTGGCGGCGCACCCCGTACCTGCTCTGCGTGGTGGGCCGCCGCTCGCGACCCGCTCGCATGGCGCCGCGTTGATCTCCGGGACTGGACAGCCCGGACCTCCGCCCGGCGCGCGGCTGGGTCCGGTGCCACCAGAGGGCGCATCTCCGTCCAGGCCGCTCTCACCGGCGACCTTGAGGTCGCCGCAACGCGGGCAGATGGTCGGATGGAGGCTGTGCTCCTCCCGGAGTTTGCCGATGAAGGGCACCTCATGTTCCTCGCCGAGAG GAGCCCAAACCTGCACTATTTCAGCTTTCCTACCACATGTGTGACTTCTGATGACTTCTGTGAGGTGATCAGCAAACTTCAGTCACTTAAAGGCATGGCGGTGGATGAGAGTCTTGTTAATTATGAAGTCCTCCTCCATGTGCACCAGTGTTGCCCAGATTTTCTGGAGCTGAAAGTGTTTGCTCTCTATGTGGATGAAGATATGGCCTCCGTAATTTGCAAGTCCCTTCCGCGGCTGAAGAAGCTCGAGATACCAAATTCTGATATGTCCTGTGCTGCAATAGTAAAATTCCTGGATTGCCTAGAGGAGCTTGAGTATCTGGATATATCAGGTTATGAGACCTCGGCCATCTCAAGCAGCGTGCTTCATAAAGCTTCACGGCTCAAGGCCTTTATCTGGAACTCGAAGTTTGAGCTTGGCGAGTTCATGGATTGCTCAAATTGTGGAGAACACAACATTAATCCTCAGGAGCCCTGTAAGTGCACCATGGATAACAAAGTCATGGATTGGCTGGCTGGGCCATCGCAAACTGCCTGA